A genome region from Amblyraja radiata isolate CabotCenter1 chromosome 2, sAmbRad1.1.pri, whole genome shotgun sequence includes the following:
- the rnf182 gene encoding E3 ubiquitin-protein ligase RNF182 has protein sequence MHPCPAMGEQTAEVSAAERQLFTSEELECKICYNPYNLKTRRPKLLECFHRVCSKCLHKMVDFGDCSLGIISCPFCRYETSVLEDVGGLPDDSNVVAALACRERSRRPNLDNPSELLLSPKRLASFQSPSRASSNCLVITIMEVQRDSPQSQGSAPAVEFYNASFDSMGSVSRQWAVWNCTPLLCQTVGRILVWLLGLLYFSSLPLGVYLLVIQKVTLGIIFVSLVPSSLVILMVYGFCQCLCHEFLDCISS, from the coding sequence ATGCATCCTTGCCCGGCCATGGGTGAGCAGACTGCGGAGGTGTCCGCCGCTGAGAGGCAGCTGTTTACCTCCGAGGAGCTGGAATGCAAGATCTGCTACAACCCGTACAACCTGAAGACCAGGAGGCCCAAGCTGCTGGAGTGCTTCCACAGGGTGTGCTCCAAATGCCTGCACAAGATGGTCGACTTCGGCGACTGCTCGCTGGGCATCATCAGCTGCCCCTTCTGCAGATACGAGACCAGCGTACTGGAGGACGTGGGCGGCCTCCCGGACGACAGCAACGTGGTTGCCGCCCTGGcctgcagggagaggagccggaggCCCAACTTGGACAACCCGTCGGAGCTGCTGCTGTCCCCGAAGAGGCTGGCTTCCTTCCAGAGCCCCTCCCGCGCCTCCTCCAACTGCCTCGTGATCACCATCATGGAGGTCCAGAGGGATTCCCCGCAGTCGCAGGGCTCGGCCCCGGCCGTGGAGTTCTACAACGCCAGCTTCGACTCCATGGGCTCCGTGTCTCGGCAGTGGGCCGTTTGGAACTGCACGCCCCTCCTGTGCCAGACGGTGGGCAGAATCCTGGTCTGGCTGCTGGGCCTCCTGTACTTCAGCTCGCTGCCCCTGGGAGTCTACCTGCTGGTGATCCAGAAAGTCACCCTGGGCATCATCTTCGTCAGCCTGGTCCCCTCCAGCCTCGTCATCCTCATGGTCTACGGTTTCTGCCAGTGTTTGTGCCACGAGTTTCTGGATTGCATATCTTCCTGA